The following coding sequences lie in one Arachis ipaensis cultivar K30076 chromosome B03, Araip1.1, whole genome shotgun sequence genomic window:
- the LOC107630537 gene encoding uncharacterized protein LOC107630537 has translation MPSGAKKRKAAKKKKEKETTNNLQGIDESKVQDDKGSDGGSPAYCDHDHHQPFKEGNEEAAEVVEANLSAALPSAEVVPTRDVKIDETVGRKDEFGVVTETELKAEEEREIGDGNDVEAKSTKELDYEKGGGSSNGEAASEKNLRDERDSSIKETVKYDELVESIDSSHAKMTSMAEDAPACMADNSVVESSNCSAKAAGALSEVKSTGNGNALQEKLVVSQVGATEFGMKRKEDDRTSTFEEPKPKEFNNEVFLSPAVSIPLPKSTNETDVRDSETPECSENQPLAASAPRMVQKTSWLNCCGLFEVLSGTER, from the exons ATGCCATCAGGTGCCAAGAAGAGGAAAGCCGctaagaaaaagaaggaaaaagaaaccaCCAACAACCTTCAAG GAATTGATGAGTCGAAGGTTCAAGATGATAAAGGAAGTGATGGTGGCTCGCCGGCGTATTGCGACCATGACCATCACCAGCCATTCAAAGAAGGGAATGAGGAGGCGGCAGAGGTGGTGGAGGCAAACCTGTCAGCTGCTCTACCATCCGCAGAAGTAGTTCCTACTCGTGATGTTAAGATTGATGAAACTGTAGGACGAAAGGACGAATTCGGTGTTGTGACAGAGACGGAGTTGAAGGCTGAGGAGGAACGCGAGATTGGCGATGGAAATGATGTGGAAGCTAagtcaacaaaggaattagattaTGAGAAAGGCGGTGGTAGTTCAAACGGTGAAGCCGCTAGTGAAAAGAATTTGAGGGATGAAAGAGATAGTTCAATAAAAGAGACAGTTAAATATGATGAGTTGGTTGaatcaattgattcttcacatgcCAAAATGACATCTATGGCTGAAGATGCACCAGCTTGCATGGCTGATAATTCGGTTGTGGAATCTTCTAATTGTTCGGCTAAGGCAGCAGGTGCTTTATCTGAGGTGAAAAGCACTGGTAATGGaaatgcactacaagaaaaactgGTAGTCTCTCAAGTAGGAGCAACTGAATTTGGTATGAAGAGAAAAGAGGATGATAGAACATCAACTTTCGAGGAACCTAAACCAAAGGAATTCAACAATGAAGTGTTTTTATCACCAGCTGTTTCTATTCCTTTACCCAAGTCCACAAATGAAACAGATGTCAGAGATTCTGAGACTCCAGAATGCTCTGAAAATCAG CCTCTGGCAGCATCAGCTCCACGAATGGTCCAAAAGACATCCTGGTTGAATTGCTGTGGACTATTTGAAGTTCTGTCCGGCACAGAGAGATAA